In a single window of the Zonotrichia leucophrys gambelii isolate GWCS_2022_RI chromosome 2, RI_Zleu_2.0, whole genome shotgun sequence genome:
- the GPNMB gene encoding transmembrane glycoprotein NMB: MGAARPLALLLLLLPAQGLLCAAATRFQDVLNYGSTSPVTSYKKLQGWSSDQNKWNEKLYPFWKEGDPRWKDCWKGGRVTAKLDSDSPALVGSNVSFTVTLQFPKCQTEDNDGNIVYRRNCTRDPPASMDQQVYVYNWTEWTDSCGWENCTSNHSHHVFPDGRPFPYHPGWGRRNFVYVFHTFGQYYQTTGRSSAKFSVNTANITLGEHGMAVSIYRRGHSGFVPVARAKTTYSVTDKIPVSVSMFQKHDRNISDSIFIKDSPITFDVKIHDPSYYLNNSAISYKWNFGDGSGLFVASGSSTSHTYTLQGNFTLNLTVQAIIPVPCRPVTPTAPPPTSAAPTGASSDSDSSPTVESVEDNPDGGCHIYRNGYYGSSIAVVEGILEVNIIQMTSIQMTESQAENSLVDFVVTCQGSLPTDVCTVVSDPTCQVSKSMVCDPIDVTDECLLTIRRAFEEPGTYCINITLGDDTSQALASALISVNGGASSGTTEGVFIFLGLLAVFATIGAFVLYKRYKQYKPIERSAEQTQKQEGFTAYFSSFKAIFFPNSTERNPLLKSKPGIV, translated from the exons ATGGGCGCCGCTCGGCCCCTcgcactgctgctgctgctgctgccggcccaggggctgctctgcgCTGCCGCCACAC GGTTTCAAGATGTGTTGAACTATGGAAGCACTTCTCCTGTGACATCCTACAAGAAGCTACAAGGCTGGTCTAGTGATCAAAATAAATGGAATGAAAAACTTTATCCTTTCTGGAAAGAAGGGGATCCCAGATGGAAGGACTGCTGGAAAG gtGGAAGGGTGACAGCCAAACTGGACAGTGACAGCCCAGCACTGGTAGGATCCAACGTGAGCTTCACGGTGACTCTCCAGTTTCCCAAGTGCCAGACCGAAGATAACGATGGCAACATTGTATACAGGAGAAACTGTACCCGGG ATCCTCCAGCTTCCATGGATCAGCAAGTCTATGTCTACAACTGGACTGAATGGACGGACAGCTGTGGCTGGGAAAACTGCACAAGCAACCACAGCCACCATGTATTCCCAGATGGGCGTCCTTTCCCTTATCACccgggctgggggaggaggaacTTTGTCTATGTGTTTCACACTTTTG GTCAGTATTACCAAACAACGGGACGATCTTCAGCAAAGTTTTCAGTGAACACAGCAAATATCACCCTTGGTGAACACGGGATGGCAGTGTCCATTTACAGGAGAGGCCACTCAGGATTTGTTCCGGTTGCAAGAGCAAAAACCACCTACTCTGTGACAG aCAAAATTCCAGTAAGTGTGAGTATGTTCCAAAAACACGACCGCAACATCTCAGACTCCATTTTCATCAAAGACTCACCAATTACATTTGATGTGAAGATCCATGATCCCAGCTACTATCTGAATAATTCTGCCATCTCCTACAAGTGGAACTTTGGAGATGGAAGTGGCTTGTTTGTAGCCAGTGGTTCTAGTACATCTCACACCTACACTCTGCAAGGAAACTTCACTCTGAATTTAACTGTCCAAGCCATCATACCTGTACCTTGCAGGCCAGTAACACCCACTGCACCACCGCCCACCTCAGCAG CTCCAACAGGAGCATCTTCTGATTCTGACTCTTCTCCCACTGTGGAGTCAGTGGAGGACAATCCTGATGGAGGCTGCCACATTTACAGAAATGGATACTATGGAAGCAGTATTGCTGTTGTAG AGGGAATCCTCGAGGTAAATATTATTCAGATGACAAGCATCCAGATGACAGAAAGTCAAGCTGAAAACTCACTGGTTGACTTTGTTGTTACCTGCCAAGGGAG TCTCCCCACAGATGTCTGCACGGTGGTTTCTGACCCCACGTGCCAGGTGTCCAAGAGCATGGTGTGTGACCCCATCGACGTCACGGACGAGTGTTTACTCACCATCAGGAGAGCTTTTGAGGAACCTGGGACCTACTGCATAAACATCACCCTGGGTGATGACACAAGCCAAGCCCTTGCCAGTGCCCTGATCTCTGTAAATGGAG GAGCATCATCTGGAACAACAGAAGGTGTCTTTATCTTCCTTGGCTTGTTGGCAGTGTTTGCTACCATTGGGGCATTTGTCCTTTACAA GAGATACAAGCAGTACAAGCCTATTGAGAGGAGTGCAGAACAAACACAGAAGCAGGAGGGATTTACTGCTTACTTCAGCTCTTTCAAAgccattttcttccctaatagCACTGAGAGAAATCCTCTGCTGAAGAGTAAACCTGGCATTGTTTAA